Proteins encoded together in one Onychomys torridus chromosome 1, mOncTor1.1, whole genome shotgun sequence window:
- the Klk4 gene encoding kallikrein-4: MMVTARTPWGWFLGHLFLGVTGSLASSASGRIIQGQDCRPHSQPWQAALFSEDNSFFCSGVLVHPQWVLSAAHCLQDSYTVGLGLHSLEGSQEPGSRMLEAHLSIQHPNYNDPPYANDLMLIKLNESVMESSTIRRIPVASQCPTPGDTCLVSGWGRLRNGRLPSLLQCVNLSVVSEETCRLLYDPVYHLSMFCAGGGLDRKDTCNGDSGGPIVCNRSLQGLVSMGQGECGQPGIPSVYTNLCKFTNWIQTIIQTS; encoded by the exons GATCCTTAGCTTCAAGTGCCAGCGGCCGGATCATACAAGGCCAGGACTGCCGTCCACACTCGCAACCCTGGCAGGCGGCACTATTCTCAGAAGACAATTCTTTTTTCTGCTCGGGCGTCCTGGTGCATCCGCAGTGGGTGCTGTCAGCAGCGCACTGCTTACAGGA TTCCTACACCGTGGGACTGGGCCTGCACAGCTTGGAAGGCTCCCAAGAGCCTGGCAGCCGGATGTTAGAGGCCCACCTCTCCATCCAGCACCCGAACTACAATGACCCTCCTTATGCCAACGATCTCATGCTCATCAAGCTCAACGAATCAGTAATGGAGTCTAGCACCATCAGACGCATCCCTGTGGCTTCCCAGTGCCCCACCCCTGGGGATACCTGCCTAGTCTCTGGCTGGGGTCGACTAAGGAACG GGAGACTGCCCAGCCTGCTGCAGTGTGTGAACCTCTCGGTGGTGTCGGAGGAGACTTGTCGGCTGCTGTATGACCCTGTGTATCACCTGAGCATGTTCTGCGCCGGCGGAGGACTGGACCGAAAGGACACATGCAAT GGGGACTCTGGGGGTCCCATAGTATGCAACAGATCCCTGCAAGGACTCGTGTCCATGGGACAAGGAGAGTGTGGGCAGCCTGGCATACCAAGTGTCTACACCAATCTCTGCAAGTTCACTAACTGGATCCAGACCATCATTCAGACCAGCTAG